The proteins below come from a single Candidatus Rokuibacteriota bacterium genomic window:
- a CDS encoding uroporphyrinogen-III synthase, whose product MTARTDVGAARPLSGRVIVVTRARSQAGRFGALLEEAGARVLAVPTIAIEPPASWAPLDAALAAAGSYHWLIFTSANGVAMVRRRLGEAGRGAEALGGPRVVAIGPATAEALRRWGLGPELVPDEYVAEGLVARLRDLVRPGERVLLPRAAETRDLLVRELAAMGASVDEVAAYRTRPAMEGAAELMAALEAGGVDVVTFTSSSTVRHFAALFAAGQLVRLMASVLVACIGPVTAATAAEHGLRVAIAPEEYTIPALARAIAAHYSAAHAPAPLPGRPGAPGGPDPLASGQHADRHAGDERN is encoded by the coding sequence GTGACGGCGAGGACGGACGTCGGGGCGGCCAGGCCGCTCAGCGGGAGGGTGATCGTCGTCACGCGTGCACGCTCGCAGGCCGGACGCTTCGGGGCGCTCCTGGAGGAGGCCGGCGCCCGGGTGCTGGCCGTGCCGACGATCGCCATCGAGCCGCCCGCCTCGTGGGCGCCCCTCGATGCGGCGCTGGCCGCGGCGGGCTCGTACCACTGGCTCATCTTCACGAGCGCCAACGGTGTCGCGATGGTGCGGCGCCGCCTGGGCGAGGCGGGGCGCGGCGCCGAGGCGCTCGGCGGCCCCCGGGTGGTGGCCATCGGTCCGGCCACGGCGGAGGCGCTCCGGCGCTGGGGGCTCGGGCCCGAGCTGGTCCCGGACGAGTACGTGGCCGAGGGGCTGGTGGCGCGCCTGCGGGACCTGGTCCGCCCCGGGGAGCGCGTCCTCCTGCCGCGGGCCGCGGAGACGCGCGACCTGCTCGTGCGCGAGCTCGCCGCCATGGGCGCCTCGGTGGACGAGGTGGCGGCCTACCGGACGCGGCCCGCCATGGAGGGGGCCGCCGAGCTCATGGCTGCTCTCGAGGCCGGAGGCGTGGACGTCGTCACCTTCACGAGCTCCTCGACCGTGCGGCACTTCGCCGCGCTGTTCGCCGCGGGTCAGCTCGTCCGGCTCATGGCGAGCGTGCTCGTGGCGTGCATCGGTCCGGTGACGGCGGCGACCGCCGCCGAGCACGGTCTCCGCGTCGCCATCGCGCCCGAGGAGTACACGATCCCGGCCCTGGCCCGCGCCATCGCCGCCCACTACTCAGCGGCTCACGCCCCGGCGCCCCTGCCGGGGAGACCCGGCGCACCGGGAGGCCCCGACCCTCTCGCCTCCGGCCAGCATGCCGACCGGCATGCTGGGGATGAAAGGAATTGA
- the hemC gene encoding hydroxymethylbilane synthase has protein sequence MRIRLGTRASRLALVQSEGVAASLRALGAEVELVTIRTSGDRLAQVALADFGGKALFVKEIEEALLLGRVDMGVHSLKDMPALLPSGLCLAAYPPREDPRDVLLTRDGAALDELRRGAVVGTSSLRRRVMLLARRPDLRIEAVRGNVDTRLRKLAAGDYDALVMARAGLSRLGLDPARSWPLPAGEFLPAVGQGILGIEARESDGALLELLAALDHTDTRAQAEAERALLGRLGAGCHSAVAGLARLEGEALTVEGWVASVDGRTVLSASVTGPAASARLLGEKLADELLARGARAVLEEAR, from the coding sequence GTGAGGATCCGGCTCGGGACCCGGGCGAGCCGGCTCGCCCTCGTGCAGTCGGAGGGCGTGGCGGCCTCGCTCCGCGCCCTCGGCGCGGAGGTGGAGCTGGTGACGATCAGGACGTCGGGGGATCGGCTGGCGCAGGTGGCGCTGGCCGACTTCGGCGGCAAGGCGCTCTTCGTGAAGGAGATCGAGGAGGCGCTGCTGCTTGGCCGCGTGGACATGGGGGTGCACAGCCTCAAGGACATGCCCGCCCTCTTGCCGTCGGGGCTCTGCCTGGCGGCCTACCCCCCTCGCGAGGATCCGCGGGACGTGCTGCTGACCCGCGACGGCGCGGCGCTGGACGAGCTGCGCCGGGGCGCGGTGGTGGGCACCTCGAGCCTCCGCCGGCGCGTCATGCTCCTGGCCCGCCGGCCGGATCTCCGGATCGAGGCCGTGCGCGGCAACGTGGACACGCGGCTTCGCAAGCTGGCCGCCGGCGACTACGATGCCCTCGTCATGGCGCGGGCCGGGCTCTCCCGCCTCGGACTCGATCCCGCGCGGTCGTGGCCGCTGCCCGCCGGCGAGTTCCTCCCCGCCGTGGGGCAGGGGATCCTGGGAATCGAGGCGCGCGAGTCCGACGGGGCGCTGCTTGAACTTCTCGCCGCGCTCGATCACACTGACACGCGGGCGCAGGCCGAGGCGGAGCGGGCCCTGCTCGGGCGGCTGGGTGCCGGCTGTCACAGCGCGGTGGCGGGCCTGGCGCGACTCGAAGGCGAGGCGCTCACGGTCGAGGGATGGGTGGCGAGCGTCGATGGGCGCACGGTGCTGTCGGCCTCGGTGACTGGGCCCGCCGCCTCCGCCCGGCTGCTGGGGGAGAAGCTGGCCGACGAGCTCCTCGCCCGGGGCGCGCGGGCGGTGCTGGAGGAGGCGCGGTGA
- a CDS encoding glutamyl-tRNA reductase: MATLFVAGMNHRSAGVELREQLALEEDKLRGILADLNDRGLCTEMMILSTCNRVEVYGLAEAPGAARAAAFRALGAARGVSLAQVEPLLYHKTEDEAVLHAFRVAASLDSMILGEPQILGQVKDAFALAQSCRTVGPTLHALMTQAFSVAKRIRTETEVGRHAVSASYAAVELARKIFGSLEGKAVLLVGAGEMGELAARHLMEQGAMPVYVANRTWSRAQDLAQALSGTAVPYEQFPATMAVVDVVITSTAAPEPIVRAPEVDRALHSRRHRPLFFIDLAVPRNVEPAVNDLEDAFCYDVDDLRLVVEANLRERQKEAQRAEALVEREVAKFAARLRDLEVVPTIVSLREKLETIRRGELDKALSRLPAATEETRQVMEALSQAIVNKVLHAPIVKLKDSTRDGHHARFAELISELFGLRRPREEREP; this comes from the coding sequence ATGGCGACCCTCTTCGTGGCCGGGATGAACCATCGGAGCGCCGGGGTCGAGCTTCGCGAGCAGCTCGCCCTGGAGGAGGACAAGCTGCGCGGCATCCTCGCCGACCTCAACGATCGGGGCCTGTGCACCGAGATGATGATCCTGTCCACCTGCAACCGGGTCGAGGTCTACGGGCTGGCCGAGGCACCGGGCGCGGCCCGGGCGGCGGCCTTCCGGGCGCTGGGCGCCGCGCGCGGCGTGAGCCTGGCCCAGGTGGAGCCGCTCCTGTACCACAAGACCGAGGACGAGGCCGTGCTGCACGCGTTCCGGGTGGCGGCCAGCCTCGACTCCATGATCCTCGGGGAGCCTCAGATCCTCGGCCAGGTGAAGGATGCCTTCGCCCTGGCCCAGTCCTGCCGCACCGTGGGGCCGACGCTGCACGCGCTGATGACGCAGGCCTTCAGCGTGGCCAAGCGCATTCGCACCGAGACCGAGGTCGGACGCCACGCGGTGTCGGCCTCCTATGCCGCGGTCGAGCTGGCGCGGAAGATCTTTGGCTCGCTGGAGGGCAAGGCCGTGCTCCTGGTCGGGGCCGGGGAGATGGGCGAGCTGGCCGCCCGCCACCTCATGGAGCAGGGGGCCATGCCCGTCTACGTCGCCAACCGCACGTGGAGCCGCGCGCAGGACCTCGCGCAGGCCCTGTCCGGGACGGCGGTGCCCTACGAGCAGTTCCCCGCCACCATGGCCGTGGTCGACGTGGTGATCACCTCCACGGCGGCCCCCGAGCCGATCGTGCGCGCCCCGGAGGTGGATCGGGCGCTGCACTCCCGGCGCCACCGGCCGCTGTTCTTCATCGATCTTGCCGTGCCGCGCAACGTGGAGCCCGCGGTCAACGACCTCGAGGACGCCTTCTGCTACGACGTGGACGACCTCCGGCTCGTGGTGGAGGCCAACCTGCGGGAGCGCCAGAAGGAGGCGCAGCGGGCCGAGGCCCTGGTGGAGCGCGAGGTGGCCAAGTTCGCCGCGCGGCTGCGTGACCTCGAGGTCGTGCCGACCATCGTGTCGCTCCGGGAGAAGCTCGAGACGATCCGCCGCGGCGAGCTCGACAAGGCGCTGTCGCGGCTGCCCGCCGCCACCGAGGAGACGCGGCAGGTGATGGAGGCGCTCTCGCAAGCCATCGTCAACAAGGTCCTCCACGCCCCCATCGTGAAGCTCAAGGACTCCACGCGGGACGGACATCACGCGCGCTTCGCCGAGCTGATCTCCGAGCTGTTCGGGCTGCGGCGCCCCCGGGAGGAGCGCGAGCCGTGA
- the ccsA gene encoding cytochrome c biogenesis protein CcsA: protein MNAVLYDVALTAYIIATASALGYLLGRREGLSRFTILMTQTGWVFHTLALVVRGVELRHLPLMTLAETVSVVIWVAVFLELWVERAYRVKVLGAFVLPVVLVLGLALPTGLRVLALTPAASSVWVKVHVALALVGLAALVLNFAAAVMYLLQERQLKGRRPGTVYYRLPSLETLDRLSYRTLTLGFPFLTTGLLLGVFFAGKAWGSPFAFDPLALFSSVMWAVYAATLSGRAAGRWRGRRAAYFAVAGFCVLLLTLGAGVMLQGKHGS, encoded by the coding sequence ATGAACGCCGTGCTGTACGACGTGGCGCTCACGGCGTACATCATCGCCACGGCGTCGGCGCTGGGCTACCTCCTCGGCCGCCGGGAAGGGCTGTCGCGCTTCACCATCCTCATGACGCAGACCGGCTGGGTCTTCCATACCCTCGCCCTCGTCGTGCGCGGGGTGGAGCTGCGGCACCTGCCGCTCATGACGCTGGCCGAGACGGTGTCCGTCGTGATCTGGGTGGCCGTGTTCCTCGAGCTCTGGGTCGAGCGCGCCTATCGCGTGAAGGTGCTCGGGGCCTTCGTTCTGCCCGTGGTGCTGGTCCTCGGGCTGGCGCTGCCGACGGGGCTGCGCGTGCTGGCGCTGACGCCGGCTGCCTCGAGCGTCTGGGTCAAGGTGCACGTGGCGCTGGCACTGGTGGGCCTGGCCGCGCTGGTGCTCAACTTCGCCGCGGCGGTGATGTACCTGCTGCAGGAGCGGCAGCTCAAGGGCAGGCGCCCCGGGACCGTCTACTACCGGTTGCCCTCGCTCGAGACGCTCGACCGCCTGAGCTACCGGACGCTCACGCTGGGCTTCCCGTTCCTGACCACGGGCCTGCTCCTGGGCGTGTTCTTCGCCGGCAAGGCCTGGGGCAGCCCCTTCGCCTTCGACCCGCTGGCCCTGTTCTCGAGCGTCATGTGGGCGGTCTACGCGGCGACCCTGTCGGGGCGGGCCGCGGGCCGCTGGCGCGGCCGGCGCGCCGCCTACTTCGCCGTCGCGGGCTTCTGCGTTCTGCTCCTGACCCTCGGCGCCGGTGTGATGCTCCAGGGAAAGCACGGCTCCTGA
- the fdhD gene encoding formate dehydrogenase accessory sulfurtransferase FdhD, which yields MRAYLRVSRDGAEEVKGEVVREQPLTVHVNGARFITLLCSPFQLEALVIGYLWMEKVIGGLEDIARLEVSEVDGRADVTLTHPVELPTERVLTSGCGGGITFRIDPRLFTRLQSSLRIRPAQLAARIKELFGEAVHYRASRGIHGAALADAEGLLVVAEDVGRHNAVDKLKGEALLKGLATTDRILLSTGRVSSEMLLKAVRMGVPVVASRTSPTEMAVGLAEQLGVTVIGYLRPDTLNLYTGEALDLTPIP from the coding sequence ATGCGAGCGTACCTTCGGGTGAGCCGGGACGGCGCCGAGGAGGTCAAGGGCGAGGTGGTGCGGGAGCAGCCCCTCACGGTCCACGTCAACGGCGCTCGCTTCATCACGCTCCTCTGTTCGCCCTTCCAGCTGGAGGCACTGGTCATCGGTTACCTGTGGATGGAGAAGGTCATCGGAGGCCTCGAGGACATCGCCCGGCTGGAGGTGTCCGAGGTGGACGGACGCGCGGACGTCACGCTGACGCACCCGGTGGAGCTGCCCACGGAACGCGTCCTGACCTCGGGCTGCGGCGGCGGCATCACGTTTCGCATCGACCCGCGCCTCTTCACGCGGCTTCAGTCCTCGCTGCGCATCCGTCCGGCGCAGCTCGCGGCGCGGATCAAGGAGCTCTTCGGCGAGGCTGTCCACTATCGCGCCTCGCGCGGCATCCACGGCGCGGCGCTCGCCGACGCCGAGGGGTTGCTGGTGGTGGCCGAGGACGTCGGGCGCCACAACGCGGTGGACAAGCTCAAGGGGGAGGCGCTCTTGAAGGGCCTTGCCACGACGGACCGGATCCTGCTCTCCACCGGCCGGGTCTCCTCGGAGATGCTGCTCAAGGCCGTGCGCATGGGCGTGCCGGTGGTGGCCTCCCGGACCTCACCGACGGAGATGGCGGTTGGGCTCGCCGAGCAGCTGGGCGTCACCGTCATCGGCTATCTGAGGCCCGACACGCTCAACCTCTACACGGGTGAGGCCCTGGACCTGACGCCGATCCCCTGA
- the truA gene encoding tRNA pseudouridine(38-40) synthase TruA — MTRTLRLTLAYDGTDLFGWQIQPDRPTVQGLLMHSCQRVLGERVKIVGASRTDAGVHALRQVASLATASAMAPAVLGRALNALLPAAIRVLDCREAPPGFDARRGARGKRYGYLIDRGGAADPFLRRYAWHAPYALEADAMAGALRLVRGKHDFSAFCAAAGRGRTPTCTVLSARLVLRKGRLGIVLSADRFLHHMVRNLVGSLVEVGRGAREPGWIGALLAARDRRLAGPTAPPRGLTLVRVVYPT, encoded by the coding sequence ATGACACGCACGCTTCGCCTCACGCTGGCCTACGACGGCACGGATCTCTTTGGCTGGCAGATCCAGCCCGACCGCCCGACGGTCCAGGGGCTGCTGATGCACTCCTGTCAGCGCGTCCTCGGCGAGCGCGTGAAGATCGTGGGCGCCAGCCGCACCGACGCCGGCGTTCATGCCTTGCGCCAGGTGGCGAGCCTCGCCACCGCCTCGGCGATGGCGCCCGCCGTGCTGGGCCGGGCTCTCAACGCCCTGCTGCCCGCGGCCATCCGCGTGCTCGACTGCCGCGAGGCGCCGCCGGGCTTCGACGCCCGGCGCGGGGCGCGGGGCAAGCGCTACGGCTACCTGATCGACCGGGGCGGCGCGGCCGATCCCTTCCTCCGCCGCTATGCCTGGCACGCCCCCTACGCGCTCGAGGCCGACGCCATGGCGGGCGCGCTCCGGCTCGTCAGGGGCAAGCACGACTTCTCCGCCTTCTGCGCCGCCGCCGGCCGCGGGCGCACCCCCACGTGCACCGTGCTCTCGGCGCGGCTGGTCCTGCGGAAGGGCCGGCTCGGGATCGTCCTGTCGGCCGACCGATTCCTCCACCACATGGTGCGCAACCTCGTGGGCAGTCTCGTGGAGGTCGGCCGAGGGGCACGGGAGCCCGGCTGGATCGGCGCCCTGCTCGCGGCCCGCGACCGGAGGCTGGCGGGGCCGACCGCGCCGCCCCGGGGGCTCACCCTCGTGCGCGTGGTCTACCCGACGTGA
- a CDS encoding aspartate-semialdehyde dehydrogenase produces MSGLRVAVVGVTGAVGQTTLRILEERKFPVADLRAFASERSLGKTVTFRGDSIRVEKVGPEAFKGVEIAFFSAGSAQSREYAPLAVKAGAVVVDKSSAFRMDPAVPLVVPEINAHAVKGHQGIVAVPNCTTVVTVMPLKPLHDVGRLRRVIATSFQAVSGAGVNGVEDLRNQTLAWARGEALTPKHFLHQIAFNVIPHIDTFGEGAYTGEELKLVKEARKILELPDLAVSPTTVRVPVFTAHSIAVYAETEARVGAERAREAFARFPGLRLWDDPAQNRYPMPIGVEGQDDCFVGRVREDLSLPNALNFWVVGDQLRKGAALNGIQIAELLIR; encoded by the coding sequence ATGAGCGGGTTGCGGGTGGCGGTGGTGGGGGTGACGGGGGCGGTGGGGCAGACCACGCTCCGGATCCTCGAGGAGCGGAAGTTCCCGGTGGCGGACCTCCGGGCCTTCGCCTCGGAGCGGTCCCTGGGCAAGACGGTGACCTTCCGGGGCGACTCGATCCGCGTGGAGAAGGTCGGACCCGAGGCCTTCAAGGGCGTGGAGATCGCCTTCTTCTCGGCGGGCTCGGCGCAGTCCCGGGAGTACGCGCCGCTCGCCGTCAAGGCCGGGGCCGTGGTGGTGGACAAGTCCAGCGCCTTCCGGATGGACCCCGCCGTGCCGCTGGTGGTCCCCGAGATCAACGCCCATGCCGTCAAGGGGCACCAGGGGATCGTCGCCGTCCCGAACTGCACGACCGTCGTCACCGTGATGCCGCTGAAGCCGCTCCACGACGTCGGCCGGCTCCGCCGCGTGATCGCCACGAGCTTCCAGGCCGTTTCCGGAGCCGGGGTCAATGGGGTCGAGGATCTTCGCAACCAGACGCTGGCCTGGGCGCGCGGCGAGGCGCTGACGCCGAAGCACTTCCTCCACCAGATCGCCTTCAACGTGATCCCGCACATCGACACGTTTGGCGAGGGCGCGTACACCGGCGAGGAGCTGAAGCTGGTCAAGGAGGCGCGAAAGATCCTCGAGCTGCCGGACCTCGCGGTGTCGCCGACGACGGTCCGGGTGCCCGTCTTCACCGCCCACTCCATCGCCGTCTACGCGGAGACGGAGGCGCGCGTGGGCGCGGAGCGCGCCCGCGAGGCCTTCGCGCGCTTCCCGGGGCTCCGGCTCTGGGACGACCCGGCGCAGAACCGCTATCCGATGCCGATCGGCGTGGAGGGGCAGGACGACTGCTTCGTGGGACGCGTCCGCGAGGACCTGTCACTGCCCAACGCCCTGAACTTCTGGGTCGTGGGCGACCAGCTGCGCAAGGGCGCCGCGCTCAACGGGATCCAGATCGCCGAGCTCCTGATCCGCTGA
- the leuB gene encoding 3-isopropylmalate dehydrogenase, with protein sequence MPTYKIAVLAGDGIGQEVTPEAERVLEVVGKATGASFEFESGLAGGAAIDATGGPLPESSLRLCEQSDAILFGAVGGPRWDALPQESRPERGLLRIRKELDLFANLRPAKCFPMLVDASPLKRSVVEGTDLMVVRELTGGLYFGEPRGREAFADGGQRAVNTMAYTSREIERVVRAAFDVAMKRKRRLASVDKANVLVVSQLWREVVTQVAREYPQVAVEHVLVDNCAMALVNRPTHFDTIVTENTFGDILSDEAAILAGSMGMLPSASLGGRVGLYEPVHGTAPDIAGKGLANPIAAILSAAMLLRYSLDRGPDADRIETAVLRVLEQGHRTGDIAAGGQKTVGTREMGDLIAREVERSY encoded by the coding sequence ATGCCCACCTACAAGATCGCGGTGCTGGCCGGCGACGGCATCGGCCAGGAGGTGACACCCGAGGCCGAGCGCGTCCTCGAGGTGGTGGGCAAGGCCACCGGGGCGTCCTTCGAGTTCGAGTCGGGCCTGGCCGGCGGAGCGGCCATCGACGCCACCGGCGGCCCGCTGCCGGAGTCCTCGCTCCGGCTCTGTGAGCAGAGCGACGCCATCCTGTTCGGGGCGGTGGGCGGCCCCCGGTGGGACGCCTTGCCCCAGGAGAGCCGGCCCGAGCGCGGGCTCCTGCGGATCCGCAAGGAGCTGGACCTCTTCGCGAACCTCCGGCCCGCGAAGTGCTTCCCCATGCTGGTGGACGCCTCCCCCCTCAAGCGGTCGGTGGTGGAGGGGACGGACCTCATGGTCGTCCGCGAGCTGACCGGCGGGCTCTACTTCGGGGAGCCGCGGGGGCGCGAGGCGTTCGCCGACGGCGGCCAGCGGGCAGTGAATACCATGGCCTACACCTCGCGCGAGATCGAGCGCGTGGTCCGCGCCGCCTTCGACGTGGCCATGAAGCGCAAGCGGCGGCTGGCCTCGGTGGACAAGGCCAACGTGCTGGTGGTCTCGCAGCTCTGGCGCGAGGTGGTCACACAGGTGGCCCGGGAGTACCCGCAGGTGGCGGTGGAGCATGTCCTGGTGGACAACTGCGCCATGGCGCTCGTCAACCGGCCGACGCACTTCGACACGATCGTCACGGAGAACACCTTCGGCGACATCCTCTCGGACGAGGCCGCCATCCTGGCGGGCTCCATGGGGATGCTGCCCTCGGCCAGCCTCGGCGGGCGGGTGGGCCTCTACGAGCCCGTCCACGGCACGGCGCCCGACATCGCGGGCAAGGGCCTGGCGAACCCCATCGCGGCGATCCTCTCGGCGGCCATGCTGCTGCGCTACTCGCTGGACCGCGGGCCGGACGCCGACCGCATCGAGACGGCGGTGCTCCGGGTGCTCGAGCAGGGGCACCGCACCGGCGACATCGCGGCCGGGGGGCAGAAGACGGTGGGGACGCGCGAGATGGGTGACCTCATCGCGCGCGAAGTGGAGCGGTCGTACTAG
- a CDS encoding 2-isopropylmalate synthase translates to MDRIIIFDTTLRDGEQAPGFSMNTQEKLEMARQLARLNVDVIEAGFPISSDEDFAAVREVARQVGSLPGGPVICGLSRVGLMDIDRAWEAVRYAQRPRIHTFVATSDIHLKYKLRKSRAEVLAAAVEAVKHARGYCEDVEFSPEDASRSDFDYMCDVLEAVIDAGARTINIPDTVGYAIPREWGERIARIRERVKNSARAVLSVHCHNDLGQAVANSLVAIQNGARQIECTINGIGERAGNASLEEVVMALRTRKDYFGVETQVRTEEIFRSSRLLSHITGVHVQPNKAIVGENAFAHEAGIHQDGVLKEKLTYEIMRPQDIGRDANKLVMGKHSGRRALAARLKDLGFEMDEAELGKAFKRFKDLADKKKDIFDEDLMTIVKDEIAQVPETYALDYLHTISGTGVIPSATVRLRKDQEVFQDSGAGDGPVDAVLNAIDAITGLKGRLQDYQLRAITGGKDAIGEVSVKVDFDGTVVTGKGSSTDVIEASARAYVNALNRLVHPAGGQKLKEVGP, encoded by the coding sequence ATGGATCGCATCATCATCTTCGACACCACGCTCAGGGACGGCGAGCAGGCCCCTGGCTTCTCCATGAACACGCAGGAAAAGCTGGAGATGGCGCGCCAGCTGGCCCGGCTCAACGTGGACGTCATCGAGGCCGGCTTCCCGATCTCGTCGGACGAGGACTTCGCCGCCGTGCGCGAGGTCGCCCGGCAGGTGGGATCGCTCCCCGGGGGGCCCGTCATCTGCGGGCTGAGCCGCGTGGGGCTCATGGACATCGATCGCGCGTGGGAAGCCGTCAGGTACGCGCAGCGGCCGCGCATCCACACCTTCGTGGCGACCTCGGACATCCACCTGAAGTACAAGCTCCGGAAGAGCCGCGCCGAGGTGCTCGCGGCCGCCGTGGAGGCCGTCAAGCACGCGCGCGGCTACTGCGAGGACGTGGAGTTCTCCCCCGAGGACGCCTCCCGCTCGGACTTCGACTACATGTGCGACGTCCTCGAGGCCGTGATCGACGCCGGCGCCCGGACCATCAACATCCCCGACACGGTGGGGTACGCCATTCCCCGGGAGTGGGGGGAGCGCATCGCGCGCATCCGGGAGCGGGTCAAGAACAGCGCCCGGGCTGTGCTCTCGGTGCACTGCCACAACGACCTGGGCCAGGCGGTGGCCAACTCGCTGGTGGCCATCCAGAACGGCGCCCGGCAGATCGAATGCACCATCAACGGGATCGGGGAGCGGGCGGGCAACGCCTCCCTCGAGGAGGTCGTGATGGCGCTCAGGACCCGGAAGGACTACTTCGGCGTGGAGACGCAGGTTCGCACCGAGGAAATCTTCCGCTCCTCGCGCCTCCTCTCCCACATCACCGGCGTCCACGTGCAGCCCAACAAGGCCATCGTGGGCGAGAACGCCTTCGCGCACGAGGCGGGGATCCACCAGGACGGGGTGCTGAAGGAGAAGCTCACGTACGAGATCATGCGCCCCCAGGACATCGGCCGCGACGCCAACAAGCTCGTCATGGGCAAGCACTCCGGGCGCCGCGCCCTGGCGGCGCGGCTCAAGGATCTGGGCTTCGAGATGGACGAGGCCGAGCTGGGCAAGGCGTTCAAGCGGTTCAAGGACCTGGCGGACAAGAAGAAGGACATCTTCGACGAGGACCTGATGACGATCGTGAAGGACGAGATCGCGCAGGTGCCCGAGACCTACGCCCTGGACTACCTCCACACGATCAGCGGCACGGGCGTGATCCCGTCGGCCACGGTGCGGCTCCGGAAGGATCAGGAGGTGTTCCAGGACTCGGGGGCCGGGGACGGTCCGGTGGACGCGGTGCTCAACGCCATCGACGCCATCACGGGGCTCAAGGGGCGGCTGCAGGACTACCAGCTCCGCGCCATCACGGGGGGCAAGGACGCCATCGGCGAGGTGTCGGTGAAGGTGGACTTCGACGGGACCGTGGTGACCGGCAAGGGCAGCTCGACGGACGTCATCGAGGCGAGCGCCCGGGCCTACGTGAACGCGCTGAACCGGCTGGTGCATCCGGCCGGCGGCCAGAAGCTCAAGGAGGTCGGTCCCTGA
- the pssA gene encoding CDP-diacylglycerol--serine O-phosphatidyltransferase, producing MPGEGGRGARRRRWAELREQRRRGIFLLPSLLTTGNLFCGFLALILTSHGRTVEAAIAIFVAMVLDILDGKVARLTKTTTPFGVEFDSLADVVSFCVAPAFMLYSQVLSRLGRAAWLGAFLFVICGALRLARFNVYTGVADRRYFVGLPTPAAAGVVGAVFLLLDGGEIARWQAIAIAVGTYLVALLMVSTFRFYSFKEIDLGRRRPVGLLLLVVLGVLIVATHPQWFLFALFSAYLLSGPTRPVWARRREGAMTAEKAPRDAH from the coding sequence CTGCCGGGCGAGGGCGGGCGCGGTGCCCGACGGCGCCGCTGGGCCGAGCTGCGCGAGCAGCGGCGGCGCGGCATCTTCCTGCTGCCGAGCCTGCTCACCACCGGGAATCTCTTCTGCGGCTTCCTGGCCCTGATCCTGACCAGCCACGGGCGAACGGTGGAGGCCGCCATCGCCATCTTCGTGGCGATGGTCCTCGACATCCTGGACGGCAAGGTGGCGCGGCTCACCAAGACCACGACCCCGTTCGGGGTGGAGTTCGACTCGCTGGCGGACGTGGTCTCCTTCTGTGTGGCCCCGGCCTTCATGCTGTACTCGCAGGTCCTCTCCCGGCTCGGGCGGGCGGCCTGGCTGGGCGCCTTCCTCTTCGTGATCTGCGGCGCGCTCAGGCTGGCCCGGTTCAACGTCTACACCGGCGTCGCGGACCGCCGCTACTTCGTGGGGCTGCCCACGCCCGCCGCCGCGGGTGTCGTCGGCGCCGTGTTCCTGCTGCTCGACGGGGGGGAGATCGCGCGGTGGCAGGCCATCGCCATCGCCGTGGGCACCTACCTCGTGGCGCTCCTCATGGTGTCCACCTTCCGGTTCTACTCCTTCAAGGAGATCGACCTCGGGCGCCGGCGGCCGGTCGGCCTCCTGCTGCTCGTCGTCCTGGGGGTCCTGATCGTCGCCACCCATCCGCAGTGGTTCCTGTTCGCGCTCTTCTCGGCCTACCTGCTGAGCGGACCCACGCGCCCCGTGTGGGCGCGCCGCCGGGAAGGGGCCATGACGGCCGAGAAGGCACCACGGGATGCGCACTAG
- a CDS encoding phosphatidylserine decarboxylase family protein produces the protein MEIPRPERGGAPQPPPRRLPVAPEGWPFILPPLAVSCILAVMGWHRAAAVAAVPGLLSLGFFRDPERTPPGLPGGVLAPADGRVMGIDEVNDPFVGLAVRMSIFLSPLDVHVNRAPVGGIVREVQYTPGRFLAAYRPEASADNERCTVTLEAEGGRVAVRQIAGVLARRIVCRVRPGDRLEAGERYGLIRFGSRTDLIVPRGTEVRVRAGDRARGGETVMGVLR, from the coding sequence ATGGAGATTCCCCGACCGGAGCGGGGCGGGGCGCCGCAGCCCCCGCCCCGGCGCCTGCCGGTAGCGCCCGAGGGGTGGCCCTTCATCCTCCCGCCGCTGGCAGTGTCGTGTATTCTGGCCGTGATGGGCTGGCACCGGGCCGCGGCCGTCGCGGCGGTGCCGGGGCTCCTGTCGCTGGGGTTCTTCCGGGATCCCGAGCGGACGCCGCCCGGGCTGCCGGGGGGGGTGCTGGCGCCGGCCGACGGTCGGGTGATGGGCATCGACGAGGTGAACGACCCGTTCGTCGGACTGGCCGTGCGGATGTCCATCTTCCTGTCGCCGCTGGACGTGCACGTCAACCGGGCGCCCGTGGGGGGCATCGTGCGGGAGGTCCAGTACACGCCGGGCCGGTTCCTGGCGGCGTACCGTCCCGAGGCCTCGGCGGACAACGAGCGCTGCACCGTGACGCTCGAGGCAGAGGGGGGCAGGGTCGCGGTGCGGCAGATCGCGGGGGTGCTCGCCCGGCGCATCGTGTGCCGGGTGCGGCCGGGCGACAGGCTCGAGGCCGGGGAGCGGTACGGCCTGATCCGGTTCGGATCGCGCACCGACCTCATCGTGCCGCGGGGCACGGAGGTCCGCGTCCGGGCGGGGGATCGCGCGCGCGGGGGCGAAACAGTCATGGGGGTCCTCCGGTGA